One genomic segment of Armatimonadota bacterium includes these proteins:
- a CDS encoding ABC transporter ATP-binding protein has protein sequence MLRTQNLTKIYGGLTAVNNLNLELGSGDIMGFIGPNGAGKTTTIKMVATLLRPTSGTVFVDGIDVNAEPEAVRPLIGYMPDFFGLYDDVKVWEYLDFFAAAYRTPVNKRKGTIDDVLELTDLTIKRDSFVSELSRGMQQRLCLAKTLIHDPKLLLLDEPASGLDPRARIEIKELLKELRSMGKTILISSHILPELADFCNKIAIIEQGKLVVSGDVSEIVEQCRGGICLRIGIIERCEEALAFLQSLDVIGEAHIEDGVISATYTGEPDCQHEVLQKLAENGFKVKAFAEAQMDLEDVFLKVTRGAVS, from the coding sequence ATGCTCAGAACGCAAAATCTGACTAAAATATACGGCGGGCTCACTGCGGTAAACAATCTTAATCTGGAACTCGGCTCCGGAGACATAATGGGGTTTATCGGGCCAAATGGTGCAGGAAAGACAACGACCATAAAAATGGTCGCTACTCTCCTGCGTCCGACATCGGGGACAGTTTTTGTAGATGGAATAGACGTAAATGCGGAGCCTGAAGCCGTGCGGCCCTTGATCGGGTATATGCCGGACTTCTTTGGGCTATATGACGATGTGAAGGTGTGGGAATATCTGGATTTCTTTGCAGCGGCATACAGGACACCCGTCAATAAGCGCAAGGGCACAATAGACGACGTGCTGGAGCTTACGGACCTCACTATAAAACGCGATTCGTTCGTATCCGAGCTATCACGCGGAATGCAGCAGAGGCTCTGCCTGGCAAAGACCTTGATCCACGACCCCAAGCTGCTGCTGCTGGATGAACCGGCGTCCGGCCTGGACCCCCGCGCGCGAATCGAGATCAAAGAACTGCTCAAAGAGCTGCGCTCCATGGGCAAGACAATACTCATCTCATCGCATATACTGCCTGAGCTTGCCGATTTCTGCAACAAAATAGCTATTATCGAGCAGGGCAAGCTGGTAGTGAGTGGTGACGTCTCGGAAATTGTGGAGCAGTGCCGGGGCGGAATATGTCTGCGCATCGGGATTATTGAACGATGCGAGGAGGCTCTGGCATTTTTGCAGAGTCTGGATGTGATTGGCGAGGCTCATATAGAGGACGGTGTGATATCTGCGACTTACACCGGTGAACCTGACTGCCAGCATGAGGTACTCCAAAAGCTTGCTGAAAACGGGTTCAAGGTGAAGGCATTCGCTGAGGCCCAAATGGACCTGGAAGACGTATTCTTAAAAGTGACCAGGGGTGCGGTCAGTTGA
- a CDS encoding MoxR family ATPase: MQAQEKLEQFNAYFKRLREEVGKVIVGQDELVEDVITAMISNGNVLLEGVPGLGKTLLVRTLAEAMDLKFSRIQFTPDLMPADIVGTNILIEDEQGRRCFQFQHGPVFANIVLADEINRATPKTQSAMLEAMQEKSVTVAGEIRKLDEPFLVLATQNPLEMEGTYPLPEAQLDRFLFKLMVRFPTLTELAGIIDRTTGSSDAHAENVLNGPDVLEMRDLAREVIIADHVKEFALKCILATHPESECATDMTRQYVRYGSSPRGAQAIVIAAKVRALLDGRLNVSFDDIKRVAKQSLRHRLILNFEGEAERIEPDSIIEDVMEKAGKVEELPV; encoded by the coding sequence ATGCAGGCACAGGAAAAACTTGAACAGTTCAATGCATACTTCAAGCGGCTTCGCGAGGAGGTCGGGAAGGTTATTGTCGGACAGGACGAACTTGTCGAGGACGTGATCACCGCTATGATCTCAAACGGCAACGTCCTGCTGGAAGGCGTGCCGGGTCTTGGCAAGACACTGCTGGTGCGCACACTTGCTGAGGCCATGGACCTGAAGTTCTCACGAATACAGTTTACGCCCGACCTGATGCCAGCCGATATAGTCGGCACAAACATACTGATTGAGGATGAGCAGGGTCGGCGGTGCTTCCAGTTTCAGCACGGGCCGGTATTCGCCAACATAGTGCTGGCGGACGAGATAAACCGCGCCACACCCAAGACTCAATCGGCCATGCTTGAAGCTATGCAGGAGAAATCGGTGACAGTGGCAGGCGAGATAAGAAAACTCGACGAGCCGTTCCTTGTCCTGGCGACCCAAAACCCGCTTGAAATGGAGGGTACCTACCCGCTGCCGGAGGCTCAGCTCGACAGATTTTTGTTCAAGCTGATGGTGCGATTCCCCACCCTGACCGAACTTGCCGGAATTATCGATCGGACGACTGGCTCGTCCGACGCGCACGCCGAAAACGTCCTTAATGGCCCGGATGTTCTCGAGATGCGTGATCTTGCACGCGAGGTAATCATCGCCGACCATGTTAAAGAATTTGCGCTGAAGTGCATCCTGGCTACACATCCGGAAAGTGAGTGCGCTACAGATATGACCCGGCAATATGTGCGCTACGGCTCAAGCCCGCGCGGTGCTCAGGCGATAGTGATCGCCGCAAAAGTCCGCGCTCTGCTTGACGGCAGACTCAACGTCTCATTTGATGATATCAAGCGAGTGGCTAAGCAGTCGCTTCGGCACAGACTCATATTAAACTTTGAGGGCGAGGCTGAGAGGATCGAACCGGACTCGATTATAGAAGATGTGATGGAGAAGGCGGGGAAGGTGGAGGAACTGCCGGTTTAG
- a CDS encoding DUF58 domain-containing protein has translation MDDQLTTEQEPLLTPDFLRKLEQLSLVSRRVFAGKMRGERRSTKRGASVEFADYRNYTHGDDFRRVDWNVYARLEKLFLKLFVEEEDLHIYILIDASKSMEFGSPSKLLHAKRIAAALSYIGLANLDRVGLAALSGSDAHILQPKRGKQSAHEVFRWLECISPSGQTDLAASIRDFSLRTAQSGVVIVLSDFLCTSYPQGLITLLARKFEPVILHILDQDELQPPLVGDLLLIDSETGERREVTITQTLLRKYQQRLSAFKTDLESFCVRYGCTHACISNRTPFEDLVLNYLRQKGTIS, from the coding sequence ATGGATGACCAACTAACAACCGAACAAGAACCGCTTCTGACTCCGGACTTTCTTCGCAAGCTGGAGCAGCTTTCGCTCGTCTCGCGGCGAGTATTTGCAGGTAAGATGCGAGGAGAGAGGCGTTCGACCAAACGCGGGGCGTCAGTAGAGTTCGCAGACTATCGCAACTACACTCACGGCGATGACTTCAGGCGTGTGGACTGGAATGTCTACGCCCGGCTGGAAAAGCTATTCCTGAAACTTTTCGTTGAAGAAGAAGATTTACATATATACATATTAATAGATGCATCGAAGTCGATGGAGTTCGGCAGCCCGTCGAAGCTGCTGCATGCAAAACGTATTGCGGCGGCTTTGTCATATATCGGTCTGGCAAACCTGGACAGAGTCGGTCTGGCAGCATTATCCGGCTCAGATGCGCATATTCTGCAGCCGAAACGCGGCAAGCAGTCAGCGCATGAAGTGTTCAGATGGCTGGAATGTATAAGTCCTTCAGGCCAAACTGACCTCGCTGCAAGCATACGTGATTTCAGCCTGCGCACGGCTCAGTCGGGGGTTGTTATAGTTCTGTCTGATTTCTTGTGCACAAGTTATCCACAGGGGTTGATAACTTTGCTCGCGCGCAAGTTTGAGCCTGTAATCTTGCACATTCTCGATCAAGACGAGCTTCAGCCGCCTCTTGTCGGTGACCTTTTGCTCATAGATTCTGAAACAGGGGAAAGGCGGGAGGTCACGATTACGCAGACTCTGCTGCGAAAGTATCAGCAGCGGCTGTCGGCATTCAAAACAGACTTGGAATCGTTCTGCGTCCGCTATGGATGCACGCATGCCTGCATATCTAACCGGACACCGTTTGAAGACCTGGTGCTGAACTATCTCCGCCAAAAAGGCACAATCAGTTGA
- a CDS encoding VWA domain-containing protein yields MSLLSPLSLILIIPLGGIIVFLYLLKLRRKEQMVSSTLLWQDAVADLQADAPFQKLKKNLLLFLQLLAVILLTMAIARPIVRAKGISENKIVVILDSSASMQSTDVKPSRFESAKVHAMEIANKMGPRDTMLVITASTKTQVVQSFTSDKKSLDSAVSALKPCDTSCNMRQALVLALSLVAGTGSAPPRIVIFSDGRFGSLHDLPVGKARLDFIKIGTGSDNVAITGIDSRKNLSGGQQVFIGIRNFSRQTRTFNLEIYIDNEKGKQGNLFDILEETLGPGEMKQEIIGNTSHLSGRITAKLDIPDDLGADNSGSVYLAKPRNMNVLLVSRGNIFLQNALNLDPRTSLTRAQSVPADFGRQSYDMVVFDGIKPPSKLPPGGYLLINTIADQGPAGARFGDHAPSSKGNSPRPTIIDADQHHPITRYVDFTSIRLAEANYLSAKPWARSIVEGESGPLAVVGTNNGRRFVQLGFDLLKSDFPLHVGFPIFISNCLEWLAPSQIGGSAGSRTGQPVYIDVPPGIDRIAITGPDGSKHYVDVSQTPVVFNDTDRAGIYRVTGKNFSREFACNLASPAESDTYPREAVDIGGRQLASSSKPVETNREYYWPLALIALAVMAFEWYAYHRRL; encoded by the coding sequence ATGAGTCTATTGTCACCGCTCAGTTTAATACTGATCATTCCGCTCGGCGGGATTATTGTATTTCTTTACCTGCTGAAACTCAGGCGCAAGGAACAAATGGTTTCGAGCACGCTGCTGTGGCAGGACGCCGTCGCGGACCTGCAGGCAGATGCTCCATTTCAAAAGCTCAAAAAGAACCTGCTTCTCTTTCTGCAACTGCTTGCGGTCATACTTCTGACAATGGCCATCGCAAGGCCCATAGTGCGGGCGAAGGGAATATCGGAAAATAAAATAGTGGTAATCCTGGACTCATCGGCTAGCATGCAATCGACTGACGTGAAGCCGTCACGCTTCGAATCTGCAAAGGTGCACGCTATGGAAATAGCAAACAAAATGGGTCCGCGCGATACAATGCTCGTTATCACCGCATCTACCAAAACGCAGGTGGTGCAGTCTTTTACATCCGACAAGAAGTCTCTTGATTCTGCTGTATCAGCCTTGAAGCCGTGTGACACGTCGTGCAATATGCGTCAGGCGCTTGTGCTGGCGCTGTCACTTGTCGCGGGGACAGGCTCAGCCCCACCCCGGATCGTTATATTCTCTGATGGCCGTTTTGGCAGCTTACATGATCTGCCCGTAGGCAAAGCGCGGCTCGATTTCATAAAGATAGGCACGGGCAGTGACAACGTGGCTATAACCGGAATCGACTCGCGCAAGAACCTTTCTGGCGGGCAGCAGGTCTTTATCGGCATTAGGAACTTCTCCAGGCAAACGCGGACATTTAACCTTGAGATATATATTGATAATGAAAAAGGCAAGCAAGGTAATCTTTTCGATATACTCGAGGAGACTCTCGGCCCGGGCGAGATGAAGCAGGAGATTATCGGCAATACATCACACCTTTCGGGCAGGATCACTGCTAAGCTGGATATACCGGACGACCTGGGTGCGGATAACTCCGGATCGGTATATCTCGCCAAGCCGCGCAATATGAACGTTTTGCTGGTCTCTAGGGGCAACATATTCCTGCAAAACGCACTTAACCTAGACCCGAGGACAAGCCTGACCCGGGCGCAGTCGGTCCCGGCTGATTTCGGCAGGCAATCATATGACATGGTGGTCTTCGATGGCATAAAGCCACCGTCAAAACTCCCCCCGGGAGGATATCTGCTCATCAACACCATTGCAGATCAGGGTCCTGCTGGGGCGCGATTCGGAGATCATGCCCCATCATCAAAAGGAAACTCACCACGCCCAACAATTATAGATGCGGATCAGCATCACCCGATCACGCGATATGTCGATTTCACGAGTATACGGCTGGCTGAGGCGAATTACCTATCAGCAAAACCATGGGCAAGATCGATAGTCGAAGGTGAATCCGGGCCGCTGGCTGTAGTGGGAACAAATAATGGACGAAGGTTCGTTCAGCTCGGTTTTGACCTGTTGAAGAGTGACTTTCCGCTGCACGTCGGGTTCCCTATCTTCATATCAAACTGCCTGGAGTGGCTGGCACCTTCTCAAATTGGCGGCAGCGCGGGTTCACGAACAGGGCAGCCGGTATATATAGACGTCCCGCCGGGCATTGATAGAATCGCCATTACAGGCCCGGATGGCAGTAAGCACTATGTTGATGTGAGCCAGACGCCGGTCGTCTTCAATGACACGGATCGAGCCGGAATATATCGGGTCACTGGCAAGAACTTCAGCCGCGAGTTTGCATGTAACCTCGCGTCCCCTGCCGAATCGGACACTTACCCGCGCGAGGCAGTCGACATTGGCGGCAGGCAGTTGGCGTCATCGAGCAAGCCTGTCGAGACGAACCGTGAATATTACTGGCCGCTGGCGCTTATCGCGCTTGCGGTGATGGCGTTCGAGTGGTACGCCTATCACAGGAGGCTGTAG
- a CDS encoding VWA domain-containing protein encodes MITFTKPAYLLLLPLLGYFTWRLTRGSLADLSKFRSRMALGLRLIIIALLICALAGARVVKNASQESVVFVLDVSDSIPKAKQDAALAFVNNALKHKKNEQKIGLIAFGADASVELAPSDAIPPGMIPGGINRFDKIYSVPNPSNTDISQALGLALATFPEQSAKKIVLLSDGNETIGKAIEQAALIGANGVSIDTVPIASQLPREALLDKMISPGSVKVGEPFDLKIIAVSKQPTLATIRLLRNNTPVGIKTVELVGSPPGKIPGGTSKNVLTFRQSIPKPGNYEYRAILDCPNDTRPENNTALSYTIVRGKPKVLYIEGQLGQASYLASALRSSDIDVDTRDPSGVPTSLAQMQGYDIVVFSDLPAWKLSPDQMRMIQSGVKDLGIGFTMIGGENSFGAGGYFDTPIEQALPVDMSIRKTKILPSLSVVIVMDKSGSMGAIEGGREKIQLANDAAAAVVKLLQPIDKVGIIVCHSYPVAAVPLKSAVNKGPIYGEISTIRAEGGGIAVYPSMVMAHNMIKNSGTRQKHIILLADGSDCDDQEGVIPLVQQMQKQKITVTAVAIGDGPHVPFLKGVAYYGKGGYYLAQRAADLKAIFTKDVMTISKSLVIEEPFTPRADPSSPELGGIDLASMPPLLGYVATSAKPAARVAIASQKNDPIFVTWQYGLGRSAAFTSDCKARWAARWLTWPNYNKFWAQAVRSTMRKSASKDFQSSVEIDSGVGRVNIDAVDEKGNFINLLKFAGSVVGPDMTSHALNIEQTGPGRYEASFDAREVGTYVVNVARRDSTPPGKIPGGIGDRIQDSTAPDVSVVSIPYPAEYKQISSNEALLRQLASETSGRFDPKANNIFSSHFRKFKTYTDLWRLLIILAAVLFPLDVAVRRVALSSELAAEIRERVVNRIRRRRALKRVHGAERVESVGSLLQSKKQRKESDEDVAINAPAPLEPKQQTPFTPSVQDQHIASNPPGKIPGGIGDMRHRGKDSPDNQNDQDQQQSYVRGKNTPDDHGSAKPQEPRKDDNTADTTSRLLAAKRRAKDKRE; translated from the coding sequence ATGATCACGTTTACAAAACCTGCATACCTGCTCCTCTTGCCGCTGCTGGGATACTTCACATGGCGCCTGACGCGGGGGAGCCTGGCGGACCTGTCGAAATTCCGCTCGCGCATGGCTCTCGGGCTGCGACTGATAATCATTGCACTGCTGATATGTGCCCTAGCAGGGGCAAGGGTCGTAAAGAATGCCTCGCAGGAGAGCGTTGTGTTTGTGCTCGACGTATCTGACTCGATCCCCAAAGCTAAACAGGACGCCGCTCTTGCATTTGTCAACAATGCTCTCAAACACAAGAAAAACGAGCAGAAGATCGGTCTTATCGCGTTCGGAGCAGATGCATCAGTGGAGCTTGCTCCTTCTGACGCTATCCCTCCAGGTATGATACCTGGAGGGATAAACAGGTTCGATAAGATCTACTCGGTGCCTAACCCGTCGAATACCGATATCTCCCAGGCTCTCGGGCTTGCGCTGGCGACTTTCCCTGAGCAGAGCGCGAAGAAGATAGTGCTCCTCTCGGACGGCAATGAGACTATCGGCAAAGCCATCGAGCAGGCCGCTCTGATCGGCGCGAATGGTGTCTCTATCGACACAGTTCCAATCGCAAGCCAGCTCCCGCGTGAGGCACTGCTGGACAAGATGATCTCGCCGGGAAGTGTGAAGGTGGGCGAACCGTTCGATCTCAAAATAATCGCGGTCTCCAAACAGCCGACTCTTGCCACCATCCGCTTGCTGCGAAATAATACGCCGGTCGGCATCAAAACTGTTGAACTGGTGGGCAGCCCTCCAGGTAAGATACCTGGAGGGACATCAAAGAATGTGCTCACTTTCCGCCAATCGATACCCAAACCGGGAAACTATGAGTATCGCGCAATACTCGATTGCCCGAACGACACCAGGCCGGAGAATAACACAGCGCTCTCGTATACTATTGTCCGTGGCAAGCCTAAGGTGCTCTATATCGAGGGGCAACTGGGTCAAGCAAGTTACCTTGCCTCAGCGCTCAGATCCAGCGATATAGACGTTGATACGCGTGATCCATCAGGCGTGCCGACATCGCTCGCGCAGATGCAGGGCTATGATATTGTGGTCTTTTCCGATCTGCCCGCATGGAAGCTCTCGCCCGATCAGATGCGGATGATCCAATCGGGTGTAAAAGACCTCGGAATCGGTTTCACCATGATCGGTGGAGAGAACAGTTTCGGCGCCGGTGGGTATTTTGACACCCCCATTGAGCAGGCTCTGCCGGTGGACATGTCGATACGCAAAACTAAGATTCTACCGTCGCTGTCGGTTGTGATTGTGATGGACAAGTCCGGCTCCATGGGCGCTATAGAGGGCGGCAGGGAAAAGATCCAGCTTGCCAATGACGCCGCAGCGGCTGTAGTGAAGCTCCTGCAGCCTATTGACAAGGTCGGGATCATTGTATGCCACAGTTACCCGGTTGCCGCGGTTCCACTTAAGTCCGCAGTCAATAAAGGTCCAATCTATGGTGAAATATCGACTATCAGAGCCGAGGGAGGCGGGATAGCGGTCTATCCGTCTATGGTGATGGCTCACAACATGATCAAGAACAGCGGCACTCGTCAGAAGCATATTATACTGCTTGCGGACGGCTCGGACTGTGACGACCAGGAGGGCGTGATCCCGCTGGTCCAACAAATGCAGAAGCAGAAGATAACCGTGACGGCTGTGGCAATTGGCGACGGGCCGCACGTGCCTTTTCTGAAGGGTGTGGCTTATTACGGCAAGGGCGGCTATTATCTGGCTCAGAGGGCTGCCGACCTTAAGGCTATCTTCACAAAAGACGTCATGACGATATCAAAGTCACTCGTAATTGAGGAGCCGTTCACTCCCAGAGCAGACCCTTCAAGCCCCGAACTCGGGGGAATTGACTTGGCGAGCATGCCGCCACTGCTGGGTTATGTGGCGACAAGCGCTAAGCCTGCCGCGCGTGTAGCGATAGCCTCGCAAAAGAATGACCCCATATTTGTAACCTGGCAATACGGGCTTGGTCGGTCGGCTGCGTTTACATCAGACTGCAAGGCCAGATGGGCTGCAAGGTGGCTCACCTGGCCGAATTACAACAAGTTCTGGGCACAAGCGGTCCGCTCGACTATGCGTAAGAGCGCATCGAAGGACTTCCAGAGCAGTGTCGAGATCGATAGTGGCGTCGGGAGAGTAAATATCGATGCAGTAGACGAGAAGGGCAACTTTATCAATTTGCTCAAGTTCGCAGGATCGGTCGTAGGACCGGATATGACCTCGCATGCGCTAAATATAGAGCAGACAGGACCTGGGCGATATGAGGCGAGTTTTGATGCGCGAGAGGTCGGGACGTATGTAGTAAACGTAGCTCGCAGAGATTCGACCCCTCCAGGTAAGATACCTGGAGGTATTGGAGACAGGATTCAGGATTCGACTGCGCCTGATGTGTCGGTGGTCTCTATCCCCTACCCAGCCGAATATAAGCAGATAAGCTCAAATGAGGCGTTACTCAGGCAGCTTGCGTCAGAGACGTCCGGCAGGTTTGACCCAAAGGCTAACAATATCTTCAGCTCGCACTTCCGCAAGTTCAAGACATATACGGACCTTTGGCGTCTGCTGATAATATTGGCGGCTGTGCTCTTCCCGCTGGATGTGGCTGTGCGGCGAGTGGCTCTCAGCTCTGAACTGGCGGCTGAAATCCGCGAGAGAGTTGTCAATCGCATTCGCAGGCGCAGGGCTTTGAAAAGAGTTCACGGTGCCGAGCGCGTGGAGAGTGTAGGATCGCTGCTGCAATCTAAGAAACAGCGAAAAGAGTCGGATGAAGATGTTGCTATAAATGCTCCGGCCCCTTTGGAACCGAAGCAACAAACACCTTTTACTCCATCCGTCCAGGATCAGCACATAGCTTCAAACCCTCCAGGTAAGATACCTGGAGGGATAGGTGATATGAGACATCGGGGGAAAGACTCTCCTGACAATCAAAACGATCAAGATCAACAACAAAGTTACGTCCGGGGCAAGAATACCCCGGATGATCATGGCTCCGCCAAGCCGCAGGAACCGCGAAAAGATGATAATACTGCTGATACGACCTCTCGGCTACTTGCTGCAAAGAGAAGGGCGAAGGACAAGCGCGAATAG
- a CDS encoding GGDEF domain-containing protein, producing MSETTVTGRDHLSNLGNSEELFEALSAEITNAAESDGSVSIALIDIDNFGQINDNYGHEVGDKALELVAGRLIELTPAEKRVFRHSFRAGGDEFVIVMPSVEKEDAFLLLERERAAFAGEHEIEHDGQKLAVPITFSAAVATFPEDGLRPQDVLRKANDALYRAKTTGRNKVCLAKEERMVTKTSHYTQAQLARLAHLAKREKVGEAVLLREALDDLLMQYGM from the coding sequence ATGTCTGAGACAACGGTCACGGGTAGGGATCATTTATCGAATCTTGGTAATAGCGAGGAGCTCTTTGAAGCTCTTTCTGCCGAGATTACAAATGCAGCCGAGTCGGATGGCAGCGTATCGATTGCTCTAATCGATATCGACAATTTCGGCCAGATCAATGACAACTATGGGCACGAAGTAGGCGATAAAGCGCTTGAGCTGGTCGCCGGACGGCTTATAGAGCTTACACCTGCCGAAAAGAGAGTGTTCAGACACAGCTTCCGTGCAGGCGGAGATGAGTTCGTTATTGTAATGCCCTCTGTAGAGAAAGAAGACGCATTTCTATTGCTGGAGCGTGAACGCGCAGCCTTTGCCGGTGAGCATGAGATCGAGCATGATGGACAGAAGTTGGCTGTGCCAATCACATTCAGTGCGGCAGTCGCGACGTTTCCTGAGGACGGTTTGCGCCCGCAAGACGTTCTGCGCAAGGCCAATGATGCATTGTATCGAGCGAAAACCACCGGGCGTAACAAAGTCTGCCTGGCAAAAGAAGAGAGAATGGTCACTAAGACCAGCCACTATACGCAGGCTCAGCTCGCGCGGCTAGCGCATCTTGCTAAGCGTGAAAAGGTCGGCGAGGCCGTGCTCCTGCGCGAGGCTCTGGACGATCTTCTGATGCAGTATGGCATGTAG
- a CDS encoding prepilin-type N-terminal cleavage/methylation domain-containing protein, producing MRYAKGFTLIELLVVIAIIAILAAILFPVYTSAKAKGKQAACLNNVKQLATAYTSYCDDNNGRLCPYAISGKGRWRPDWRYWMENIMPYVRNYKVFACAARPMGKYADYDNTALPWYKFIGYGINYYYLASNVPGQPGYVPKGFSASNIKTPSKTVFLVDSIGRVAGSVAGDEMDGPYTYQGQPCIYSDIASPMKMPDGSAEYVVSDCHNGGAIVAWCDGHASWMKKSKLCQDTTLWDWN from the coding sequence ATGAGATATGCTAAGGGTTTTACACTAATAGAACTACTTGTTGTCATCGCCATTATTGCAATCCTTGCGGCGATACTTTTTCCGGTATATACAAGCGCAAAAGCGAAAGGAAAACAGGCTGCTTGCCTGAATAATGTGAAACAATTGGCCACTGCATACACCAGTTACTGTGACGACAATAATGGACGTCTGTGCCCTTACGCAATAAGCGGCAAAGGCCGTTGGAGACCGGACTGGCGTTACTGGATGGAAAACATAATGCCTTATGTCAGAAACTATAAAGTGTTCGCTTGTGCGGCACGGCCAATGGGCAAATATGCAGATTACGACAACACAGCTCTCCCATGGTATAAATTTATCGGCTATGGTATTAACTATTACTATCTTGCAAGCAATGTCCCAGGCCAGCCGGGTTATGTCCCGAAGGGGTTCTCTGCAAGCAATATCAAGACTCCGTCGAAAACCGTTTTCCTGGTAGATTCGATTGGCCGCGTAGCTGGAAGTGTAGCCGGCGATGAAATGGATGGACCTTACACATATCAAGGACAACCCTGCATTTATAGTGACATTGCTTCGCCAATGAAAATGCCGGATGGAAGCGCAGAATATGTGGTTTCGGATTGCCACAACGGAGGCGCCATTGTAGCATGGTGTGATGGGCATGCCTCTTGGATGAAGAAAAGCAAGCTTTGCCAGGATACTACGCTATGGGATTGGAACTAA
- a CDS encoding sialidase family protein, which yields MLVGPGVNQPDPFPGYNGFVGWEAAARLKNGTWLVTFNAGYWHASPRVQPIFNNPMPWTVAAPTGGRAMIIRSNDEGLTWSKPETLVDTPDDDRHPFIVELPSGTLICTFFAYGEDRDDEGEVAKSSARTYTIRSFDGGLTWTQPERMDTGFNRDATDGPIIILNDGSLLLAIYGKNEGEDEYYKLAIMRSTDEGVSWKRLSVIEADHTLEEPGIAQLPNGRLVMIARPLADICFSDDGGNTWTTPSPLCKGKLGIFACNLLCLDNGVLVCTHGNYGTYGGVYAILSADGGQTWLSPSRKYGFSVDPDVYGYAQPMLLPDGSIFAVYLDNQGVRMDQIRREAVWGVRMRMREDLTGIEMLPAPGVTIK from the coding sequence ATGCTTGTGGGACCCGGTGTAAACCAACCTGACCCATTCCCCGGATACAATGGATTTGTGGGATGGGAAGCGGCAGCCAGGCTTAAAAACGGAACATGGTTGGTAACGTTCAATGCAGGCTACTGGCATGCTTCTCCTCGCGTGCAGCCGATATTCAATAACCCTATGCCTTGGACTGTCGCAGCGCCTACAGGCGGGCGAGCAATGATCATCAGGTCCAATGATGAGGGGCTCACATGGAGCAAGCCCGAAACCCTTGTTGACACCCCTGATGATGACCGGCACCCATTCATTGTCGAACTACCGAGCGGCACGCTTATTTGCACTTTTTTTGCCTATGGTGAAGATAGGGATGATGAAGGCGAAGTGGCTAAGAGCAGCGCAAGAACATATACCATTCGCTCGTTTGATGGAGGTCTGACCTGGACCCAGCCGGAGCGCATGGACACCGGTTTCAACAGAGACGCAACTGACGGACCGATCATTATTCTCAACGACGGCTCGCTATTGCTTGCAATATACGGCAAAAATGAAGGCGAAGACGAATATTATAAACTAGCAATAATGCGTTCGACTGATGAGGGCGTGTCCTGGAAGCGGCTCTCTGTTATAGAAGCGGACCATACACTCGAAGAGCCGGGTATTGCGCAATTGCCGAACGGACGGCTGGTAATGATCGCCCGTCCACTTGCCGACATATGCTTCTCTGATGACGGTGGAAACACGTGGACCACGCCTTCCCCACTGTGCAAGGGCAAGCTGGGCATATTCGCATGCAATCTGTTATGCCTGGATAATGGCGTTCTTGTGTGCACGCACGGCAACTATGGGACCTATGGCGGAGTGTATGCAATTCTCAGCGCCGATGGAGGGCAGACCTGGCTTTCGCCGTCACGTAAATACGGCTTTAGTGTGGACCCGGATGTTTATGGCTATGCGCAGCCCATGCTGCTGCCCGACGGATCGATCTTTGCGGTGTATCTGGATAACCAGGGTGTCAGGATGGACCAGATCAGGCGCGAGGCGGTCTGGGGAGTGCGGATGCGTATGCGTGAAGACCTTACAGGAATTGAAATGCTCCCAGCACCCGGTGTCACAATAAAATGA